A part of Streptomyces sp. SLBN-31 genomic DNA contains:
- a CDS encoding phosphoglyceromutase, whose amino-acid sequence MADAPYKLILLRHGESEWNAKNLFTGWVDVNLNEKGEKEAVRGGELLKDADLLPDVVHTSLQKRAIRTAQLALEAADRHWIPVQRSWRLNERHYGALQGKDKAQTLAEFGEEQFMLWRRSYDTPPPPLEDGAEWSQADDPRYATIPPELRPRTECLKDVVIRMLPYWYDGIVPDLLAGRTVLVAAHGNSLRALVKHLDGISDADIAGLNIPTGIPLSYELDADFKPVTKGGKYLDPEAAAAAIEAVKNQGKKN is encoded by the coding sequence ATGGCCGACGCACCGTACAAGCTGATCCTCCTCCGCCACGGCGAGAGCGAGTGGAACGCGAAGAACCTGTTCACCGGCTGGGTGGACGTCAATCTGAACGAGAAGGGCGAGAAGGAGGCAGTCCGCGGTGGCGAGCTCCTGAAGGACGCCGACCTTCTCCCCGACGTGGTCCACACGTCCCTCCAGAAGCGCGCGATCCGCACGGCGCAGCTCGCCCTCGAGGCCGCCGACCGCCACTGGATCCCGGTCCAGCGCAGCTGGCGCCTGAACGAGCGCCACTACGGCGCCCTCCAGGGCAAGGACAAGGCGCAGACCCTCGCGGAGTTCGGCGAGGAGCAGTTCATGCTGTGGCGCCGTTCCTACGACACCCCGCCGCCGCCGCTCGAGGACGGCGCGGAGTGGTCGCAGGCCGACGACCCGCGCTACGCGACGATCCCGCCGGAGCTGCGCCCCCGCACGGAGTGCCTGAAGGACGTCGTCATCCGCATGCTGCCGTACTGGTACGACGGCATCGTCCCCGACCTCCTGGCCGGCCGCACGGTCCTCGTCGCCGCCCACGGCAACAGCCTGCGCGCCCTGGTCAAGCACCTGGACGGCATCTCGGACGCCGACATCGCGGGCCTGAACATCCCCACCGGCATCCCCCTCTCCTACGAACTCGACGCCGACTTCAAGCCGGTGACGAAGGGCGGCAAGTACCTCGACCCGGAGGCGGCCGCGGCAGCGATCGAGGCGGTCAAGAACCAGGGCAAGAAGAATTAG
- a CDS encoding MFS transporter: MSVASLRRAARETVSGLPREFWWLWTSTLVNRLGAFVATFMALYLTLDRGYSASYAGLVASLHGLGGVVSSLGGGVMADRLGRRPTLLIAQSSTAACVALLGFVHDPVAIAAVAFLVGMASNASRPAVQAMMADIVRPEDRVRAFSLNYWAINLGFAISSMAAGFIAEFSYLAGFLIEAGMTAVCAVVVFLKLPESRPERTATQKEAEEGIGLGTVLRDGRYMAVVGLSFLVALVFQQGSVGLPVAMGTAGFTPADYGFAIAVNGILIVALQIPVTRFIADRDPRRLLVVSSVLAGYGFGLTAFAGSVGVFALTVCVWTLGEMINAPTQTGLVVRLSPVHGRGRYQGVYTLSWSLAALVAPLMSGVVIDHLGAGWLWGLCAAVGTLAAVGYGVLMRRMPEEGPAAERPVAARAEVAAG, translated from the coding sequence ATGTCCGTCGCCAGTCTGAGACGTGCCGCCCGGGAGACCGTCTCCGGACTCCCCCGCGAGTTCTGGTGGCTGTGGACGAGCACCCTCGTCAACCGGCTCGGCGCCTTCGTCGCGACCTTCATGGCGCTCTACCTGACGCTCGACCGCGGCTACTCCGCTTCCTACGCCGGTCTCGTCGCGTCGCTGCACGGGCTCGGCGGTGTCGTCTCGTCGCTGGGCGGCGGGGTGATGGCCGACCGGCTGGGCAGGCGGCCCACGCTGCTGATCGCGCAGTCCTCCACCGCGGCCTGCGTGGCGCTGCTCGGCTTCGTGCACGACCCCGTCGCGATCGCCGCGGTCGCCTTCCTCGTCGGCATGGCCTCCAACGCCTCCCGGCCGGCGGTGCAGGCCATGATGGCCGACATCGTCCGCCCCGAGGACCGGGTGCGGGCCTTCTCGCTCAACTACTGGGCCATCAACCTCGGCTTCGCGATCTCCTCCATGGCCGCCGGATTCATCGCCGAGTTCAGCTACCTCGCCGGCTTCCTGATCGAGGCGGGCATGACCGCCGTCTGCGCGGTCGTGGTGTTCCTGAAGCTGCCCGAGTCGCGGCCCGAGCGGACGGCGACGCAGAAGGAGGCGGAGGAGGGGATCGGTCTCGGGACCGTGCTGCGCGACGGGCGGTACATGGCCGTCGTGGGCCTGTCCTTCCTCGTCGCCCTCGTCTTCCAGCAGGGCTCGGTCGGCCTGCCGGTCGCGATGGGCACGGCCGGGTTCACGCCCGCCGACTACGGATTCGCGATCGCCGTCAACGGCATCCTGATCGTCGCCCTGCAGATCCCGGTGACGCGGTTCATCGCCGACCGGGACCCCCGGCGGCTGCTCGTCGTCTCGTCCGTCCTCGCCGGCTACGGCTTCGGACTCACCGCCTTCGCCGGGTCGGTCGGCGTCTTCGCCCTGACCGTGTGCGTGTGGACGCTCGGCGAGATGATCAACGCGCCGACCCAGACGGGCCTGGTCGTACGCCTCTCCCCGGTCCACGGCCGCGGCCGCTATCAGGGCGTCTACACCCTGTCCTGGTCGCTCGCCGCGCTCGTCGCCCCCCTGATGTCCGGCGTTGTCATCGACCACCTCGGCGCCGGATGGCTGTGGGGGCTGTGCGCGGCCGTCGGGACGCTGGCCGCCGTGGGATACGGCGTGCTGATGCGGCGCATGCCGGAGGAGGGGCCGGCGGCGGAGCGGCCCGTGGCCGCCAGGGCAGAGGTCGCCGCCGGCTGA
- a CDS encoding DUF2000 domain-containing protein — translation MSSEPIRFDTKIAVLLREDLEPWQRLNVTAFLVSGLGTQVPEVVGEPYEDADGVLYLPMFRQPVMIFEGAKETLTAAHARVLSRALPRALFTSDLFATGNDRDNRAAVRAVGTGDLDLVGLAVYGPKNAVDKVVKGARMHP, via the coding sequence ATGAGCAGCGAACCCATCCGTTTCGACACCAAGATCGCCGTCCTGCTGCGCGAGGACCTGGAGCCCTGGCAGCGTCTGAACGTCACCGCCTTCCTGGTCAGCGGCCTGGGCACCCAGGTTCCGGAGGTGGTCGGCGAGCCCTACGAGGACGCGGACGGCGTCCTGTACCTGCCGATGTTCCGCCAGCCGGTGATGATCTTCGAGGGGGCGAAGGAGACCCTGACCGCGGCCCACGCGCGCGTGCTGTCCCGGGCGCTCCCGCGCGCCCTGTTCACCTCCGACCTCTTCGCCACGGGCAACGACCGCGACAACCGGGCGGCGGTACGGGCCGTGGGGACCGGGGACCTGGACCTGGTGGGGCTGGCGGTGTACGGGCCGAAGAACGCGGTGGACAAGGTGGTGAAGGGCGCACGGATGCACCCGTGA
- a CDS encoding AraC family transcriptional regulator, whose translation MATRQEVSAWRPTVPGVVEVFHAHFTEYAYPMHVHDAWTLLIVDDGAVRYDLDRHEHGTPHDTVTLLPPHVPHNGSPATPHGFRKRVLYLDATHLPDGLIGPAVDRPDLRDPELRLRVGQLHGALAHPGDELEAESRLTFIGERLRSHLRPRLLTNDPRPDPALARRLRELLDEHVVAGLTLDDAAALLHAHPAHLVRAFSTAYGIAPHQYLNSRRVDRARRLLLDGRPPGEVAAATGFFDQSHLTRHFRKLVGVPPGRYATKMGRRGDRSGL comes from the coding sequence ATGGCCACCCGGCAGGAAGTCTCCGCGTGGCGCCCGACCGTGCCGGGCGTCGTGGAGGTCTTCCACGCGCACTTCACCGAGTACGCCTACCCGATGCACGTCCACGACGCGTGGACGCTGCTGATCGTGGACGACGGGGCCGTACGGTACGACCTCGACCGGCACGAGCACGGCACCCCGCACGACACGGTCACCCTGCTCCCGCCGCACGTCCCGCACAACGGCTCCCCCGCCACCCCGCACGGCTTCCGCAAACGCGTCCTGTACCTCGACGCCACCCACCTGCCCGACGGACTGATCGGCCCCGCCGTCGACCGGCCGGACCTGCGCGACCCGGAGCTGCGCCTCCGCGTCGGCCAGCTGCACGGCGCCCTCGCGCACCCCGGCGACGAGCTGGAGGCGGAGAGCCGGCTGACGTTCATCGGCGAGCGCCTGCGCTCCCACCTGCGGCCCCGCCTGCTCACCAACGACCCCCGCCCCGACCCCGCCCTCGCCCGCCGGCTGCGCGAACTCCTCGACGAGCACGTCGTCGCCGGGCTCACCCTGGACGACGCCGCCGCCCTCCTCCACGCCCACCCGGCCCATCTCGTACGGGCCTTCTCCACCGCCTACGGCATCGCCCCGCACCAGTACCTCAACTCCCGACGCGTCGACCGCGCCCGCCGCCTCCTCCTCGACGGCCGCCCCCCGGGCGAGGTGGCCGCGGCCACCGGCTTCTTCGACCAGTCCCACCTCACCCGCCACTTCCGCAAACTGGTGGGGGTGCCACCGGGCCGGTACGCAACGAAAATGGGACGGCGGGGAGATCGCTCCGGGCTGTAG